One genomic segment of Sphaerodactylus townsendi isolate TG3544 linkage group LG07, MPM_Stown_v2.3, whole genome shotgun sequence includes these proteins:
- the LOC125436342 gene encoding dual specificity protein phosphatase 13-like, protein MTMAEEDTLLSADPECSRARLAETPTVKELEELLNTGRPSCNHVDEVWPNLFLGDLVTAHNRFGLWKMDISHVLNAAHGMIFCKGSHGFYGPTIEYYGVPAYDLPSFDLSPYFYPAAEFIHKALSIPGAKILVHCAVGISRSSSLVLAYLMIYHHLPLIEAIEAVKKHRWIFPNRGFQKQLRNLDMQLRQR, encoded by the exons ATGACGATGGCTGAAGAGGACACACTGCTGTCCGCAGACCCTGAATGCTCCCGAGCACGCCTGGCTGAGACCCCTACTGTGAAAGAGCTGGAGGAGCTCTTGAACACGGGGAGACCCTCCTGCAACCACGTCGATGAAGTTTGGCCTAATCTCTTCCTAGGAGACCT CGTTACAGCCCACAACAGATTTGGTTTATGGAAGATGGACATTAGCCACGTTTTAAATGCGGCCCATGGCATGATATTTTGCAAAGGATCCCACGGCTTCTATGGCCCCACCATTGAATATTATGGAGTACCAGCCTACGACCTTCCCAGTTTTGACCTGAGTCCATATTTCTACCCCGCAGCAGAATTTATACACAAAGCCTTGAGCATCCCAGGAG CCAAAATCTTAGTGCACTGTGCAGTTGGGATAAGCCGTTCGTCTTCCTTGGTGTTGGCATACCTCATGATCTACCACCACCTCCCTTTGATTGAAGCGATCGAGGCGGTGAAAAAGCACCGGTGGATCTTCCCCAATCGAGGCTTCCAGAAACAACTGAGAAATCTGGATATGCAGCTAAGACAacgct aa